Sequence from the Fusobacterium sp. SYSU M8D902 genome:
AGAAAAAATATGCTAGGAGATATTCAGGAATTAAACGAGAATTTAAAAGATATTTTTAGACTAAAAGTAAGCATAGGAAATAACCTTAACCAAATAGCTAAAAAATGTAACAGTAAAACTATATCAGATTTTAGGGAAATTCAAAAGGAGTTAGATGACCTATGGCAATCTTTAAAGCGATAGATAAAAGTAGTAAAAATATAGGTGGCTCAAAAGGTGTCTTAGACTATGTAGGAAAAAAGGCTGAAAATACAGTCGGAATTAAATGTTCAAATGATTATAAAGAAGCCTTTAAAGACTTCCAAGATATTAAGGAATTTTATAATAAATTAGAGGACAGACA
This genomic interval carries:
- the mobC gene encoding plasmid mobilization relaxosome protein MobC — translated: MKKNLSLRLDEEDYNLLETQAKLYGVTKNEFVRVLIRKNMLGDIQELNENLKDIFRLKVSIGNNLNQIAKKCNSKTISDFREIQKELDDLWQSLKR